The genome window CGACCGGAACCGTCACCGACCGTGTGGGGGACTCGATTCTCGCCTTCGGGCACCCGTTTCTGGGCATCGGATCGCTGGCGGTGCCGATGGCCTCCGCGGAGGTGCTGACCGTGGTATCGAGCCGGTTGAGCTCTTTCAAGGTCGCCAATCTAGGGCCGGTAGTGGGCGCCGTTGATTTCGACTATCTGACCGGGATCAGGGGAACCCTGGGTCGAAGCGCTCCGGTCGTGCCGATGGTCGTGCGGCTCGGTGACGCCGCCGATCCTATCCGACTCTCGGTGGCCAAGATTCCGAGACTGACGCCGACGCTGGCTGCCGTGTCCGTCCTCGGGGCTCTCAATGCCGATCTCGATACGGCGGGCGCGCAGAGTCTCGATCTGAAGCTTCAGTTCGACCTGGGAGATCACGGCTCGGTCTCGATGGAGCAGAGTTTCGACGGTCAGGGCGCGCCATTGGCGGCGGCGATCCACATGTTCGCCGTGACCGGATACCTGCTGCAGAACCGGCTGGCCGAGGTCGACTTGCGCAGTATCGAGGTCGATCTGACCACCCACCCAGAGCCCAGGACTCTGGCTCTGGTCGGCGCTCACCCGTCGCGATCGGTGGCGCGCCCCGGCGATTCGCTGAGCCTCAACGTCGATCTGGCCGCCTATCGCGGAGGCAAGCAAAGGCACGAGCTCGAAGTTTCGGTCCCATCGAACCTGGCCGCGGGGCGCTACATCCTGCTGGTGGGTGACGGCTTCAGCATTGATGCGGTTCGCCTCGGTATCGAGCAGTCGGAGCCGCGGACCTTTGCGCAGGCCATCACCCTTCTCAACACCCTCCACTCCCGGCGCGAGCTGCGCGTACTCGGAATCGTCGAGGGCCCAGGCCTGTCGGTTTCCGGAGAGGTTCTGCCGGATCTACCCGGTTCTGTGCGCTCGCTCTGGACGGCCTCCGGTGCAGGCGGTTCGAAGGCTCTGCGAATGGCGGTGGTCGAAGACGCGGGTGCTCTTCTCGACCAGCCGGTCGAAGGACTCCTGCGGGTCGATTTGGAGATCAAACGCGGTGAGCCGGTTCTGGGAAACGGTGACGCGGGCGGTGAAGGCGGCGCCCGCCCGACGCCGAGCGCTCGCCGGAAGAAACCCCAGCAAGCTGCCGATGGCGGCGCGGGAGAAGACGCCAAAGAAGATTCTCGAGGAGAAGATGGATGAGTGATCCGAGACCTGGTTCGACCGTATCGGCTCTGTGCCTTGCGGCGCTCGTCACGAGTTTTTTTGTGCTGCCGGCTTCGCCGGCCGGGGCCGCCGGCGAAGTGAGGTACTTCGAGCTCGATTCGCAGCGTGACTTCCTCGAAGGCACGCTCGAGGGAATCGCCATCGACCCCCTGGGAGTGCTTTCGCTGGCCGATCGAGCGGAGCGCCTCGCGGATCTTGGCGAGCCGTTTTTGCTCAGCGCGGCGGTCCATCCGAAGGGCTGGGTTGTCGGCACCGGCAACGACGGCAAGGTGCTCCTGGTCGCTCGAGACGGCTCCGTGAGCACCTTGTTCGAGGCTCCGGAACCTGAGGTGTTTGCCGTCGCCGTCGCCGCCGACGGCACCGTGCTTGCCGGAACCTCGCCCAACGGCAAGGTCTACCGTATCCGAGCCGGCGACGGCCTCGAGATCTTCGATCCCGAGCAGACCTACATCTGGGATCTACTCCCCAGGCGCGACGGCTCCCTGTTGGTGGCGACGGGTACCGAGGGCAAGCTGTTTCGCCTTTCCGAGGCGGGCGCGGCGGAAGTGGTTTTCGACAGCGCAGATACCCATCTCAGGAGTCTCAAAGAACTGCGCTCGGGAGAAGTGCTGATTGGCACTGCCGGTGACGGGCTGGTGCTCCGGATGAAGCTCGACGGGAGCGTGCGTACCCTCTTCGACGCCGCGCAGCCGGAAGTCGTGGCGTTTGCCGAGGGTCCGGGAGATACCTGCTATGCCGCCGTTCTGGCCTCGGAAGCGAGCCAAGTGGAGCTGTCGGCTCGGCAAAGGCCGGCTGAGGCCGCCAACGGTGCCCGTTCGACCTCCGGGCAAGGGAAACCTCCCGATGGCGAGGGCAACGGCCAGGTCACCGTAACCGTGAGCGGGCAGCCGGTGCAGGCAGCGGCGGCGACCGGAACGCGGCCGGCGGGGTTCCAGGGGCCGCGATCCGAGATTCTCAGAATCCGTTCCGGCGACAGCGTCGACACGGTCTGGAGCTTCGATGAGGAGACCGTGTACGCACTGTCCTGGCAGCGAAGCCGGCTTTGGGTCGGCACTGGCCTCGAGGGCAAGGTCTTCAGCCTCCAGGACGGCCGGATGATCCTCGAGAAAGATCTCGACGAACGCCAGGTAGTGGCGGTGCTGGCCGACAAGCCGGGTCCGGTGTACGCGACCACGAACGCCGCTGCTCTGTTTCGCGCCGCTGGAGAGCCGGAAAGGGCCGGCGCATTCATCAGCCCGGTGCTGGACGCCGGGTTGACCTCGGATTTCGGCTCGTTGAGCTGGGTCGGGAACCAGCCGCAAGGAACCAGTGTCCGGTTCTCGGCTCGTACCGGCATGAGCGGTCGCGCCGACCGGACCTGGTCCGACTGGTCGGCCGACCAGACCGGTTCCGAGGTGTCTCTGAGCGAGGTTCCGCCCGGGCGCTTCATCCAATGGCGTGCGAGCCTCGACTCGGGCAACGGCGCTTCGCCCGAGTTGAGCCGAATCGCGATTTCCTACCGGCAGCGCAACTTGCCACCACGTATCAAGAAGCTCGAGGTGATGGGGCCCGGCGAGGTCATCGTTCCGGCGGGCTTCGTTCCCGGGAGTCAGACCTTCGAGCCGTCGCGACCCGACAAGAACGGCATCTTCTCGGCTCTAGAATCGCCGAAATCCGAACGCGAAAGGCAACGCAAGACATTGTGGAAGAAGGGCTACCGCACCCTGGCATGGAAGGCCGAAGACCCGAACGGTGATGAGCTCAGATACGCCCTGCACTTTCGGCCAGATCGGCCGGACGCGAGGTGGCTTCCAATGCGCGACGACATCGATGAGGAGTTCTTCAGTTTCGACGCGACCGCCCTTCCGGATGGCGTCTATCGATTCAAGCTCGAAGCCCACGATCGGCACGAGCGCGAGCTTGATCCGCCGCTGCGGACCGAGGAAGTGAGTGAGCCCGTCCATATCGATCACGCGCCGCCGCGGCTGGTCGCGATGCAAGCGGACTCGGGGTGGCTCGAGGTGGAGCTTGCCGACGCCATGAGTCCGCTCAAGGAGGCCTTCTACAGCGTCGACGCCCGGGAGTGGCAGCCTGCCAAGGTGGGCGATGGACTTCTCGACGGCAAGACAGACACGCTCGCGATCGAGCTGCCGAAAAAGAACGAGGCTCAGATCCTCTTGCTCCGGGTCAGCGATGCCGCCTTCAACGTCACGACATTCGATCTGTCAAAGGAGCTGCCATGAAATCTCCGCAGATAGGAGTCTATCCGGGCTCTTTCGACCCTCTGCACAACGGCCATCTGGACATCATCGAGCGCTGCTGTCCGATGTTCGACGAGGTGATCGTCGCCGTTCTCGGCAACGAGACCAAAGATCCGCTGTTCAGCGTCGCGGAACGGGTGGAGATCATCCGGAGCGAGATCGGTGACCTCGAGGCATGCCGGGTCGAGAGCTTCTCGGGGTTGTTGGTGGATTTCATGGATCAGCAGGGAGCCCGGATCATTGTTCGCGGTCTGCGGGCGGTTTCGGATTTCGAGTACGAGTTCCAGATGGCGCTCATGAACCGGCGCCTGAACAACCATGTGGAGACGGTGTTTCTCGTGCCCAAAGACGAGTACATCTATCTCTCGAGCCGACTGGTCAAGGAGGTGTTCTTCCTGGGAGGCGATCTCGAGGGGTTGGTCGGAGAAACCGCTCTCCGGCGGATGGCGGAGAAGGTGTCCTCCCGCGGAGGCTGACCCGAGCGGCCACTGGAGTCGACGATGCCACCAGCGAGGATCTCGGCAGACGAGCGCTCTCGGTTCGCGCGGCGAATGCCAAAAGCCGAGCTGCACGTTCATCTCGAAGGCTCGATTCGCGCTCCGACGATCCTCCAGCTGGCGAGCCGACGAAACGTCGAGCTACCGGCGCGCGACGAGGACGGTATTGAGAGGTGGTTGGATTACCGCGACTTCGACCATTTCATCGAGGTCTACCTGACAATCTCTCGCTGTCTCAGAGACCCCGAGGATTTCCAGTTGGCAACCGAGGCGTTTCTGGAGCAGAGGGCGCGAGAGAGTATTCTCTATACCGAAGCCCACTTCACGATCTCGACGCATGTGGCGAACGGGGCGAATGGCGAAGAGGTAGCCGACGCACTGGCCGAGACCGTGAGCGCCGGCGAGAGGGACCTGGGCGTCCGTTTGCGATGGATTCCGGACATTGTGCGCAACGTCGACTACGGACGCGCCGATCAGACCTTGGAGTGGGCACTGGACCACCGCGACAAGTATGTGGTGGCTCTGGGGTTATCGGGGAAAGAGGACCATCCGGCGCAGCCGTTTCGTGAGCATTTCGGCGTTGCAGCGCGGGAGGGTTTGCACCGTACCGTTCACGCGGGGGAGCAGACCGGCCCCGACGCGGTTTGGGACGCGCTGGAACACTGTGGAGCCGAGCGCATCGGACACGGGATTCGCTCGGTGGAGGACCCTCGGCTACTTGAGCTGCTCCGGGAGCGCGATGTTCCGCTCGAGGTCAGCCCCACTTCGAACCTGCGCCTGGGTCTGATTCCGTCGCTGGAAGAGCACCCCCTGCGTGAGCTCCACGCCGCCGGCGTTCCCTGGTCGCTCAACAGCGACGATCCGGCTTTGTTTCGCGTCAGCTTGACCGAAGAGATCGAGTCCGTCGCCGACCTTCTGGACCTCGACCTGGGACAGATGGCCGGTGTCTCGATGGCGGCCCTGGAGCAAGCGTTTCTCGATGATGCGGACCGAATCGCACTGAAGGATCGCTTTCGAGCCTGGTTCGCCCAGGCCGGAGTGGATCCGGAGCCGCGGTGATAGCGTTTGGTGTTACCGAGTGCGAACAGGAAAGGGGAACAGATGTCGAAACCAGTGATTGCCGAGCGGCTGCCCGCCGTGTTGGAGCTCGAGGCCGGAACCTATCGGTGGTGCGTCTGCGGTCTTTCCAGGACCCAGCCTTTCTGCGATGGGGCTCACAAGGAAGAGGGAGTCTTCTCGCCCCTCAAGCTCGAGTTGGACGAGGCCAAGCGCGTCGCCCTGTGTCAATGTAAGCACACGCAGAACCAGCCTTTTTGCGACGGACAGCATTCGCGCCTGGAGTAGGAAGTTCGACAGAGGGCGCCTGAATGATCTTTCGGACAGTTATCCAGGATTGTCTATGGCTCAACTGGGCGGTACCGGAAGAGGCCCTGCCTCCTCCTCCTCGTCCACTCACCTACGACGTCTGCAGGACCCGGGAGGGCGGGTTCGTGTTCGTCTCGGCGATGTTGTTTCGGCAGCACGGACTCGGGCCTGGAATCAACCTCCCGGGAGTGTCCTATCCGCAGTGCCAGCTGCACGCTTGTGCGCTGGACGGCGACCGCCTCGAATGCGCCTGGGTCTTCAGCATGCTCCTGCCGAACTGGCTGGCCACCAGCGTTCGTTGGGTGGCCGGCCGACCGGCAAGGGGGGCACGGCTGGACTATCCTGCCGCGGGAGATCCTGGGCGCCTGGGGGAGCGCTGGAGCTGGTCGGTGAAGCGAGGCAGCCGTTTCGAGGTGGAAGCCAACCTGTCGAGCCCTCCGCCGGGGGCCGGTCCGTCGCTGGGAAGTTGGAAAGAAACCCTGGCCTATTTCAGGAGACAGCGACTGGAGTACGTCTTGGTTCGCGGCAAGTGGCAGCGCGTAGAAGTGGATCGGAGAAGTGCGGATGCGGTACCGGTCAGGGCGGCCGTGCTCGATGATGCGCTGGTCACCGAGCATTTGATGAAGGAAGGATCGAGTCTGCCGCCACTTCACTCTTCCTGGCTCCTGCCCACGGTCAAGACCTCGTTCGAGTACGCTGGAGAAGGGGAGCACTCCGCGCTACCCGAGGCTCCGGCACCGCTCTGATATCTTCGGCCCCAATGATCGAATCTCCTGCGGCGGTGATGGCCGTTCTGGTTGGCATCGCCGCTTTCTATTTCTGGCTCGAACGTTTCACTGGCTGGAAGTTGTTCCAGTACTTGATTCCCCTGATCTGGATCTATGCCACTCCGGTGGTGCTGCGCAATGTCGGTGTCCTCCCGGACTCGTCGCCCGCCTATGGAGTGCTGCGCAACTTCGGGCTTCCTGTCGTGATCGTCCTGCTGCTGGTGTCCGTCGACGTCGGCGCCGCGATCCGGGTAATGGGCAAGGGTGTGCTGGTAATGCTCATGGGCACGGCGGGAATCGTGTTGGGAGCCCCGGTCGGTTACTTCGTCGTTCATCGCTTCTTGGCGGAGGACGCCTGGAAGGGTTTTGGGGCCTTGGCGGGCAGCTGGATCGGCGGCACCGGCAATCTCGCCGCGGCCGCGCACGCCCTGGGGACGCCCGAGGAGCAGTTCGGCCTGGCGGTATTGGCGGACACGGTGATCTACATCGGCTGGCTGCCGTTGCTGCTGGTCTCGAAGAATTTCGCCGACAAGTTCAACCGCTGGACGGGCGTCTCGGACGAGCACGTCGCTCGGATGGAATCGGCCGCCGCCGCCGAGGTCAAGGCACCTAAGGTGGCCGGATTTCGTGACTACCTGAACCTGGGAGCGATCGCGCTGGCCGTGACCTGGCTCGCGGGAGCGGCTGCCGGCCGTCTGCCGGAGATCGAAGCCGGTGGGGAAGTCGTGATCTCGACCGCGACCTGGGTGGTGCTTCTGGTGACTACTCTGGGAATCGCGCTCTCCTTTTCTCCGGCCAAGGCGATTCCCGGTTCGCACGAGTTGGCGATGGCCATTCTGTACGTCTTCGTCGCCCGCATGGGAGCGACCGCTTCGCTGGCGGGCTTCGATCAGGCGGGCTGGTTTTTGCTCGGCTCGGCGATCTGGATCTCCATTCACGGCCTGTTCTGCCTGGCCGGAGCCTGGCTGTTCAAGGTCGACGTTCACAGTGCCGCGATCGCCTCGGCGGCAAATGTCGGTGGCGCCGCTTCGGCGCCCGTGGTGGCCGCCCACCATCGAGAGAGCCTGGTTCCGGCGGCCATCCTGATGGCGCTGATCGGCTACGCGATCGGGAACTATTTGGCGATCCTGACCGGACACTTGTGCAGGATTGTAGGAGTCGGTTGATGAGGGAAGACTTAAACGAGGCAACCGTGCAGCGCATCGCGGTGTTGCCCGGCGACGGCATCGGTGTCGACGTCACGGCCGAGGCGGTCAAGGTGCTCGAGGCAGCCGCCGAACGGTGGCGTTTGCCGCTCGAGCTGGTCCAGTTGCCTTGGAACGCGGACCGCTATCTCGAGACCGGGGAGACCCTGCCCGAAGGAGCTCTCGAGAGATTCCAGTCGGACTACTCGGCTATCCTGATCGGAGCCTACGGCGACCCCCGGGTTCCGGACATGAAGCATGCCGGAGACATCCTCCTGGGTATCCGGTTCGGTCTCGATCTCTACATCAACTTCAGACCGATTCGGCTCTACGATGAGCGCCTGTGCCCGCTCAAGGGCAAGTCCAAGGAAGATATCGACTTTGTCATCTTTCGTGAGAACACCGAGGGGGCCTACGTCGGTGTCGGCGGGCAGTTCAAGCGCGACACTCCCGATGAGGTCGCGGTACAGGAGTCGATCTACTCTTACAAGGGCACCGAGCGCATCATTCGGGCCGCGTTCGACTACGCCGACCGCGAGGGCCGAACCAAGGTGTGCATGGCCGACAAATCCAACGTCATGCAACACGGCCATGAGCTTTGGCAACGTCTTTTCTGGCGAGTGGCGGAGGAGTACGCGAATATCGAAGCCAGCCACCTTTTTGTCGACGCCCTTACGATGCAGATGGTCCGCAAGCCGGAGATCTTCGAGGTCATCGTCACCAACAACATGTTCGGAGACATCGTCACCGATCTGGGCGCGGCACTTCAAGGGGGGCTGGGCGTTGCCGCTTCCGCCAACCTTCATCCAGGTCGCACATCGATGTTCGAGCCCGTCCACGGCTCGGCTCCCAAGTACGCGGGCTCGAATCGGGCCAACCCGATGGCCGCCGTGCTTTCGGCTTCGTTGATGCTCCACGATCTCGGCCACGCAGAGGCGGCGCAGGCCGTGGAGGACGCGGTCGAAAGGGCGATTCGCTCAGGCGCCACGACCTCGGACCTCGGCGGAAGCCTCACCACCTCTGAAGTCGGCGATACTCTGTCGGAGCTCGTATCGGAGGCGATCGCCGCCCACTAGTCATGCCTTTTGACCGAGCTCGACTGATCTACGACTGGAACACCGCGGCCAGCGCGGAGCCCGGTCCTGCTCGAGGGAAAGTAGAGCTCAACGACGAGACTCTCCGCGACGGCCTGCAGTCGCCCTCGGTTCGTGACCCCTCGCTCGAGCAAAAGCTGGCGATTCTGCACAAGATGTCCGGTCTCGGGATCGAATCGGCCAACATCGGTCTGCCCGGGGCCGGACCTCATGTCGTCGAGTCCGTGCGCAGGCTCGCGCATGAGATCGTGGATCACGATCTCGAAATTGCACCCAACTGCGCGGCCCGAACCTTGGCACGAGACATCGAGCCGATTCTCCAGATCTCGCAGGATACCGGTCTCGAGATCGAGGTGGCCTGTTTTATAGGCTCGAGCGCGATTCGCCGATTCACGGAGAGCTGGGAAATGGATCGCCTCCTGGAGCTGGCGGAGAACGCCGTCGGCTTGACCGTCGCGCACCAGCTGCCGTGCATGTTCGTCACCGAGGACACCACTCGGGCAGCGCCGGAGGATCTTCGACGCCTCTATCAGGCGGCGGTGCGCGCGGGAGCCCGAAGGGTCTGCGTGGCCGATACTGTGGGGCATGCAACTCCACGGGGGGCGCGAGAGGTGGTCGGCTTCATCCGTAGCGTCGTCGACGAAGTCGCGCCCGATGTCAAGGTCGACTGGCACGGACATCGCGATCGCGGCCTGGCGCTGGAGAACTCGATCGTCGCCGCGCAGGCCGGTGCCGATCGACTGCACGGCACCGCGCTCGGAGTGGGAGAGCGGGTGGGCAACACGCCGATCGATTTGCTGCTGGTCAACTTGAAGCTCCTGGGCTGGATCGACCGGGATCTGACCAGCCTGCCGGAATACTGCCGGCTGGTGTCGAAGGCGACCGGAGTGCCCCTTCCGGAGAACTACCCGATCGTGGGTCGTGATGCTTTTCGTACCGGTACCGGCGTGCATGCCGCAGCCATCATCAAGGCTCAGGCCAAGGGTGATGCCGAGCTCGCCGACTGCGTCTACTCGGGAGTTCCCGCGGCCTGGGTTGGCAGGCGGCAGAGAATCGAGATCGGTCCGATGAGCGGCATGTCCAACGTCGTCTTCTGGCTCGAGCAGCGCGGCTACCATCCGTCGGACGGCCTCGTCGAGGCGATCTTTCGGTGCGCCAAGGCCGCCGGCACGGTGCTCGAGGAAGACGAGATCGTGGCTATCTGCGATGACTGCGGTGCCCAGCGCGCCTGAAGCCGACCCGTCGGAGCCAGAAGCGACGAGCGCGTCGCGCCGGCTCGTCGAGCGCTACCTGGAAGGACTGGCTTTGGAACGGGGTCTGGCCGCGAACACCGTAGCCGCCTACCGCCGGGACCTGGAGGGTATCGTGCTCTATCTGGAGGAACGCCGGCTCGATCTGCTGAGCGCTGCCCATGAGCACCTGTCTGCGTACATTCGCCATTTGAGACGGAGAAATCTCGCGCCCAGCAGCGTGCGCCGCGCGGTGGCTTCGCTTCGCGGGCTGTTCGGCCATCTGGTCGAGCAGGGCGAGCGCGACGATGACCCGGCGGTCAACCTGGTGGCGCCCAAGCTCTGGAAGAAGCTGCCGCGAGTTCTCGCCGAGGAGGAGATCGAAGCTCTCTTGACCGCGCCCGACGTCGAGACGCCTCTCGGCATTCGTGATCGAGCCATGATCGAGCTGCTCTATGCGTCGGGGCTACGCGTGAGCGAGCTGGTGGGCCTGAAGCTGTCGCAGCTGCGACTGGATCTGGGGCTCGTCGTGGTCATGGGCAAGGGCAGTCGGGAGCGCATGGTGCCGCTGGGAGAGGCGGCGGAGGAATGGGTCGGGCGCTATCTCGCGGAAACGCGTCGCCAGCTCGTGACCGGACGCCACGAGATCCTGTTCGTGAACCGGTACGGAAGGCCCTTGACGCGGCAAGGGTTCTGGAAGCTCCTGCGCGGCCACGGTCTTTCGGCCGGCATCGCGGAGATTCATCCACATCTCCTGCGTCACAGCTTCGCGACCCATCTCCTCGAGCATGGAGCCGACCTACGTTCGGTCCAGGCAATGCTCGGCCATGCCGATATTTCG of bacterium contains these proteins:
- the coaD gene encoding pantetheine-phosphate adenylyltransferase, producing the protein MKSPQIGVYPGSFDPLHNGHLDIIERCCPMFDEVIVAVLGNETKDPLFSVAERVEIIRSEIGDLEACRVESFSGLLVDFMDQQGARIIVRGLRAVSDFEYEFQMALMNRRLNNHVETVFLVPKDEYIYLSSRLVKEVFFLGGDLEGLVGETALRRMAEKVSSRGG
- the add gene encoding adenosine deaminase, which encodes MPKAELHVHLEGSIRAPTILQLASRRNVELPARDEDGIERWLDYRDFDHFIEVYLTISRCLRDPEDFQLATEAFLEQRARESILYTEAHFTISTHVANGANGEEVADALAETVSAGERDLGVRLRWIPDIVRNVDYGRADQTLEWALDHRDKYVVALGLSGKEDHPAQPFREHFGVAAREGLHRTVHAGEQTGPDAVWDALEHCGAERIGHGIRSVEDPRLLELLRERDVPLEVSPTSNLRLGLIPSLEEHPLRELHAAGVPWSLNSDDPALFRVSLTEEIESVADLLDLDLGQMAGVSMAALEQAFLDDADRIALKDRFRAWFAQAGVDPEPR
- a CDS encoding CDGSH iron-sulfur domain-containing protein — protein: MSKPVIAERLPAVLELEAGTYRWCVCGLSRTQPFCDGAHKEEGVFSPLKLELDEAKRVALCQCKHTQNQPFCDGQHSRLE
- a CDS encoding DUF819 family protein, whose amino-acid sequence is MIESPAAVMAVLVGIAAFYFWLERFTGWKLFQYLIPLIWIYATPVVLRNVGVLPDSSPAYGVLRNFGLPVVIVLLLVSVDVGAAIRVMGKGVLVMLMGTAGIVLGAPVGYFVVHRFLAEDAWKGFGALAGSWIGGTGNLAAAAHALGTPEEQFGLAVLADTVIYIGWLPLLLVSKNFADKFNRWTGVSDEHVARMESAAAAEVKAPKVAGFRDYLNLGAIALAVTWLAGAAAGRLPEIEAGGEVVISTATWVVLLVTTLGIALSFSPAKAIPGSHELAMAILYVFVARMGATASLAGFDQAGWFLLGSAIWISIHGLFCLAGAWLFKVDVHSAAIASAANVGGAASAPVVAAHHRESLVPAAILMALIGYAIGNYLAILTGHLCRIVGVG
- a CDS encoding 3-isopropylmalate dehydrogenase; the protein is MQRIAVLPGDGIGVDVTAEAVKVLEAAAERWRLPLELVQLPWNADRYLETGETLPEGALERFQSDYSAILIGAYGDPRVPDMKHAGDILLGIRFGLDLYINFRPIRLYDERLCPLKGKSKEDIDFVIFRENTEGAYVGVGGQFKRDTPDEVAVQESIYSYKGTERIIRAAFDYADREGRTKVCMADKSNVMQHGHELWQRLFWRVAEEYANIEASHLFVDALTMQMVRKPEIFEVIVTNNMFGDIVTDLGAALQGGLGVAASANLHPGRTSMFEPVHGSAPKYAGSNRANPMAAVLSASLMLHDLGHAEAAQAVEDAVERAIRSGATTSDLGGSLTTSEVGDTLSELVSEAIAAH
- a CDS encoding 2-isopropylmalate synthase, whose translation is MPFDRARLIYDWNTAASAEPGPARGKVELNDETLRDGLQSPSVRDPSLEQKLAILHKMSGLGIESANIGLPGAGPHVVESVRRLAHEIVDHDLEIAPNCAARTLARDIEPILQISQDTGLEIEVACFIGSSAIRRFTESWEMDRLLELAENAVGLTVAHQLPCMFVTEDTTRAAPEDLRRLYQAAVRAGARRVCVADTVGHATPRGAREVVGFIRSVVDEVAPDVKVDWHGHRDRGLALENSIVAAQAGADRLHGTALGVGERVGNTPIDLLLVNLKLLGWIDRDLTSLPEYCRLVSKATGVPLPENYPIVGRDAFRTGTGVHAAAIIKAQAKGDAELADCVYSGVPAAWVGRRQRIEIGPMSGMSNVVFWLEQRGYHPSDGLVEAIFRCAKAAGTVLEEDEIVAICDDCGAQRA
- the xerD gene encoding site-specific tyrosine recombinase XerD, with amino-acid sequence MTAVPSAPEADPSEPEATSASRRLVERYLEGLALERGLAANTVAAYRRDLEGIVLYLEERRLDLLSAAHEHLSAYIRHLRRRNLAPSSVRRAVASLRGLFGHLVEQGERDDDPAVNLVAPKLWKKLPRVLAEEEIEALLTAPDVETPLGIRDRAMIELLYASGLRVSELVGLKLSQLRLDLGLVVVMGKGSRERMVPLGEAAEEWVGRYLAETRRQLVTGRHEILFVNRYGRPLTRQGFWKLLRGHGLSAGIAEIHPHLLRHSFATHLLEHGADLRSVQAMLGHADISTTQIYTHIHQQRLRSMYDRFHPRA